CGCGTTGGCCGTACCGAGCGCGGAGCCGATGCCGGCAAGGTCCGTGGCGGTGCTTTGCAGGGCTTCCGGGAACGCGACTACCAGCGACATTTCAGACCTCCCGACAGCAGCGACAAATCACCGCTGGCTCAAGCAGATCACCTTTGCCGGAGGTCGTCGCTGTGAGTTCGCTGCCAATTCAGCCGTCGCAGCAGGACTCCACGTCCAGTCGGCAAGCGCAGGACGCACGGATCGGCACGTCGGCACGCGCGGCGGCCAGGGCGAGCTGCTGGCCGATGATCACCGCCTCCTCGTTACGCCCGAGCCGACGCAGGCACTCGTGATAGCCGTGCAGGCTCCACACGTTGCCCGGATGCTGGCAACACCGCGCCAGCGTAGGGTCCAAACCCAGATCAGCGGCATACACTGCGGCCGCCTCTTCGACATGCCCCTGCTCGAGAAGCAACGCGCCGTAGGCATGCCGGGTCGGTTGCATCCACCCCCACGGCTCGTCGTACGGCAACCCGTCGTCGAGCTCGACGGCACGCCGCAGGTATCTGTACGCGTCGTCGAAAGACCTTTCCCGATAGGCGATCTCGCCATCCAGCATGGCAGCGGCAACCGCAAGGATGTCACGGCTGGTGTTGTTGAACAGATAACGGGAGTCCGGAATCCGCGCGTAGGCCTCGGCAAACGCGGCACGCTCGGCATGCGCTTCGGAGAGTTGCCCGGTAGCCGCGAAAGCGACGCCACGCCCGTAGTGGACGGTCGTCGCGGTGGTGCAGTACACCTCCGGGTTGGCCGGCAGCGGTTGGGCAATGAGGTCGTCCCAGCGCCCGAATCGCACCAGCACGTGAGTCCGCAACGGCACGAACGCCTCCAGCCAGTCGGCCATCGGCGGGGACTGGATTCCCAGCAATTCAGGCGTCAGCTGTGCGGCCAGTTCGTCGGCGGCACGCAACGCGATCTGCGACAGCCCCTGAAACATCGCCGAGTACACGATGAAGTGCAGATCGTGCGCGCGATAGAGCGAGTAGAAGTTCAGCGGTCCCGCCCGCTGGACGAAACGTCGATCCGCTTGTACCGCAGCAGTATTCGCCTCCACCGAGCTGCGGTAGTCGCCGCACAGCACGTCGATGTGGCTCGGCATGTGTTGCAGGTGGCCGGCGTCGGGCACCAGGCCGCGCAGCAGGTCCGCCGCCGGCAGGGCAACTTCAGGGGTCGACGACATCTCCATGGTGTGCAGGTACAGGTGCAGGATCCCCGGGTGGGCACGGCCCTGCGGCCCGGCCAGCGCGTCCTCGAGGATCCGCCGCGCTTCCAGTGCCCGCGAGCCTTCGGCCGGCTCACCGGTGGCGGTGTCCCACAGCGCCCAGGCCGTGACGTTGACCAGCGCGTCAGCGGCCAGGGCTTGCACGTCGATGTCGTCGGGATACTCCGCGGCCAATGCCTTCATCGCGTCGGCGTACGCGAACCGACCCGCGTCCAGATCCTCCGGAAACCGCATGCGCAGTGCAGCGATCAGTCCCTGTTCGACAGCGCTCGCCCGCCCCCGGTCGGCC
This genomic stretch from Mycobacterium paragordonae harbors:
- a CDS encoding tetratricopeptide repeat protein is translated as MTSERSYFDLGNYHRPVETVAPQAQLWFDRGLVWAYAFNHEEAVRCFERALEHDPDLAVARWGIAYSVGPNYNKAWEAFDPVELSASLSRARAELALADRGRASAVEQGLIAALRMRFPEDLDAGRFAYADAMKALAAEYPDDIDVQALAADALVNVTAWALWDTATGEPAEGSRALEARRILEDALAGPQGRAHPGILHLYLHTMEMSSTPEVALPAADLLRGLVPDAGHLQHMPSHIDVLCGDYRSSVEANTAAVQADRRFVQRAGPLNFYSLYRAHDLHFIVYSAMFQGLSQIALRAADELAAQLTPELLGIQSPPMADWLEAFVPLRTHVLVRFGRWDDLIAQPLPANPEVYCTTATTVHYGRGVAFAATGQLSEAHAERAAFAEAYARIPDSRYLFNNTSRDILAVAAAMLDGEIAYRERSFDDAYRYLRRAVELDDGLPYDEPWGWMQPTRHAYGALLLEQGHVEEAAAVYAADLGLDPTLARCCQHPGNVWSLHGYHECLRRLGRNEEAVIIGQQLALAAARADVPIRASCACRLDVESCCDG